One region of Polypterus senegalus isolate Bchr_013 chromosome 11, ASM1683550v1, whole genome shotgun sequence genomic DNA includes:
- the LOC120538920 gene encoding STAM-binding protein-like A encodes MLEYSDVSLTPEDRVRALTKMGSSVDVNEDVPPRRYFRSGVEMIRMARVYAEEGNTENAFILYNKYITLFIEKLPKHRDYKMNIPEKKETMKKLKEIAFPQAEELKKALLKRYMKEYEEYMERKKEEEEALSREAAKQKELEVERQRVEEIRRRQQEQDQFNAFEEMIRRKELEKERLQIVQDFSSPSAPPLDDLLIPGVQEPPQPTLPQSPTTKQSPQTPSDIAGVPPTIDRSLKPGSVIPNDSVLVDGLRQMLIPQDLCIKFLKLAEANTERAVETCGILCGKLTRNQFTLTHVLIPKQCGGPDYCDTENEEELFLIQDQYDLITLGWIHTHPTQTAFLSSVDLHTHCSYQIMLQESIAIVCSPKFNETGYFRLTDYGMEEVSSCKQKGFHPHPREPPLFGTCGHITIGESSLTVMDLR; translated from the exons ATGCTAGAGTACAGTGATGTTAGCCTGACCCCTGAGGACCGGGTACGAGCTCTTACTAAAATGGGGAGTTCTGTGGATGTAAATGAAGATGTGCCACCACGACGATACTTCCGTTCAGGTGTTGAAATGATTCGCATGGCCCGTGTCTATGCCGAGGAGGGTAACACAGAGAATGCCTTTATTTTGTACAACAAGTATATCAC GCTTTTTATTGAGAAGCTTCCCAAACATCGCgattataaaatgaatattccAGAGAAGAAGGAAACTATGAAG AAGCTGAAAGAGATTGCCTTTCCCCAGGCTGAAGAACTCAAGAAGGCACTGTTGAAAAGATACATGAAAGAGTATGAGGAATATATGGAAAGAAAG aaggaAGAAGAGGAGGCCCTGTCTCGTGAGGCAGCAAAACAGAAGGAGTTGGAAGTAGAACGCCAACGAGTTGAAGAAATCCGCCGCCGACAGCAGGAGCAGGATCAGTTCAATGCATTTGAGGAAATGATACGTCGTAAAGAGCTGGAAAAAGAAAGACTCCAGATCGTACAGGATTTCAGCAGTCCCAGTGCTCCACCTTTAGATGATCTCCTAATTCCAGGGGTCCAGGAGCCACCTCAACCCACCCTTCCTCAGAGTCCAACAACTAAACAGTCCCCTCAGACACCATCCGATATAGCTGGTGTTCCACCCACAATTGATCGTTCTCtgaagccagggtctgtcatccCAAATGACA GTGTTCTGGTGGATGGTCTTCGACAAATGCTGATCCCCCAAGACTTGTGTATTAAATTTTTGAAGTTGGCTGAAGCTAACACAGAGCGTGCTGTGGAGACTTGTGGCATCCTGTGTGGTAAACTG acACGAAATCAGTTTACACTGACTCATGTCCTTATTCCAAAACAATGTGGTGGACCTGACTACTGTGATACAGAGAATGAAGAGGAGCTCTTCCTGATCCAGGACCAGTATGACCTCATCACATTAGGATGGATCCAT ACCCATCCAACACAGACTGCTTTTCTGTCCAGTGTGGATCTACATACACACTGCTCCTATCAAATTATGCTCCAAGAGTCCATTGCAATCGTGTGCTCCCCAAAGTTCAATGA gacTGGTTATTTCAGACTAACAGATTATGGAATGGAAGAGGTTTCCTCGTGTAAGCAAAAAGGTTTTCATCCACATCCTCGGGAACCCCCGCTATTTGGG ACATGTGGACACATAACAATCGGTGAAAGCAGTCTTACGGTTATGGATCTGCGATGA